A DNA window from Vicinamibacterales bacterium contains the following coding sequences:
- a CDS encoding glycosyltransferase has product MGAVAIVMSGFPRRSETFALAELAALDARGRLAAIFATKPGDGRVPQPGAAPLVHRVCHLPAGSPQDQADAVASALAGRDVAAVHAYFAHAPAEVAWRAAARLGVAFGFSAHAKDARKAGRDALFRLGRAAACVVACNPDVHRDLAAAGTCARLVPHGVDLGRFRPRPDAPPASRRLLAVGRLVPKKGFDVLIDALAALDGDWRLDLVGDGPERAALEGRAAAAGVAGRITWHGGLGHDELPSMYRAASIVVVPSVVDAAGDRDGLPNVLLEAMASGCAVVGTDAGALSSALRHDETGVLVPAGQAGSLAGALGALDRDPGRVARLGRAARALVEQRFDVRRCAGVFADILEAAYA; this is encoded by the coding sequence ATGGGCGCCGTCGCGATCGTGATGAGCGGGTTCCCGCGCCGGTCGGAGACCTTCGCGCTGGCGGAGCTGGCGGCCCTCGACGCCCGCGGCCGGCTGGCCGCGATCTTCGCGACCAAGCCTGGCGACGGGCGCGTCCCGCAGCCCGGTGCCGCGCCCCTCGTCCACCGCGTGTGCCACCTCCCAGCCGGATCGCCCCAGGACCAGGCCGACGCCGTGGCCTCCGCCCTGGCGGGCCGCGACGTCGCCGCCGTGCACGCGTACTTCGCGCACGCGCCGGCGGAGGTGGCGTGGCGCGCGGCGGCAAGGCTCGGCGTGGCCTTCGGCTTCAGCGCGCACGCGAAGGACGCCCGCAAGGCGGGGAGAGACGCGCTCTTTCGCCTCGGGCGCGCGGCGGCCTGTGTCGTGGCCTGCAATCCGGACGTCCATCGCGACCTCGCGGCGGCGGGCACGTGCGCCCGCCTGGTACCGCACGGCGTGGACCTCGGCCGGTTCCGGCCCCGGCCGGACGCTCCGCCCGCGTCCCGGCGCCTGCTGGCGGTGGGCCGCCTCGTGCCGAAGAAGGGCTTCGACGTCCTGATCGACGCCCTGGCCGCGCTCGACGGCGACTGGCGTCTGGACCTGGTGGGTGACGGCCCCGAGCGCGCGGCGCTGGAGGGACGCGCGGCCGCCGCCGGCGTGGCGGGCCGCATCACCTGGCACGGCGGACTCGGCCACGACGAGCTGCCGTCGATGTACCGGGCCGCGTCCATCGTCGTGGTGCCTTCGGTCGTGGATGCCGCCGGCGACCGCGATGGCCTGCCGAATGTCCTCCTCGAGGCGATGGCGAGCGGCTGCGCCGTCGTCGGAACCGACGCCGGGGCCCTGTCCTCGGCGCTCCGTCACGACGAGACCGGCGTGCTCGTGCCCGCCGGACAGGCGGGTTCCCTGGCCGGGGCCCTGGGGGCCCTCGATCGCGATCCCGGGCGGGTGGCGCGCCTCGGCCGCGCCGCGCGCGCCCTCGTCGAACAGCGCTTCGACGTGCGCCGGTGCGCGGGCGTCTTCGCCGACATCCTGGAGGCCGCGTATGCGTGA
- a CDS encoding glycosyltransferase translates to MQKGTAASPNTPSRPGIRLAPPRRERAGTTIPPKILLYSHDTFGLGNIRRTLLLAETLRHAHPGAAILLITGSPVIQSFRIPAGVDYVKLPCLDRTDADVYAPRFIARDREIADLRRAILAQSLLSFAPDLVVVDKRPSGIGGELADALELLDRLPRKPAMVLGLRDILDEPSRTRASLAATGAMDLIERYYDEVWVYGERAIFDAVAEYEFSPAVAARTRYCGYLRRPVEPRSAPAAAPRVLVTPGGGGDGRALITAYLEDLATLPRSVALHTTVVFGPEMPAEERQAFRGRFGALADVDFVDFELDMNRRYANADVAVTMAGYNTVCELLSFGLPAVLVPRTRPVREQWLRASALAREGLVAMVEPDGLEPGRLMAAVRDRLAQARSAPSLDMNGLPRILDRVRDLLGVRES, encoded by the coding sequence GTGCAGAAGGGCACTGCCGCTTCGCCGAACACGCCGTCCAGGCCGGGCATTCGTCTCGCGCCTCCCCGCCGGGAGCGCGCCGGGACCACGATTCCCCCGAAGATCCTGCTGTACTCGCACGACACGTTCGGCCTCGGCAACATCCGCCGGACGCTCCTCCTGGCCGAGACGCTGCGGCACGCGCATCCCGGGGCCGCGATCCTCCTCATCACCGGGTCGCCCGTGATCCAGTCGTTCCGGATTCCGGCCGGGGTGGATTACGTGAAGCTGCCCTGTCTGGATCGGACGGACGCCGACGTCTACGCGCCGCGCTTCATCGCCCGGGACCGCGAGATCGCGGACCTGCGGCGGGCCATCCTCGCGCAGTCGCTTCTGAGCTTCGCGCCCGATCTCGTCGTGGTGGACAAGCGTCCGTCGGGCATCGGTGGCGAACTAGCCGACGCGCTCGAGCTCCTCGATCGCCTGCCGCGCAAGCCGGCCATGGTGCTTGGGCTGCGCGACATCCTCGACGAGCCGTCGCGGACGCGCGCCTCGCTGGCGGCCACAGGCGCCATGGACCTCATCGAGCGCTATTACGACGAGGTCTGGGTCTACGGCGAGCGCGCGATCTTCGACGCCGTGGCGGAGTACGAGTTCTCGCCAGCGGTGGCGGCCCGCACCCGCTACTGCGGCTACCTTCGGCGGCCCGTGGAGCCGCGCTCCGCGCCGGCCGCGGCCCCCAGGGTGCTCGTGACGCCGGGCGGCGGCGGCGACGGGCGGGCCCTCATCACCGCCTACCTCGAGGACCTTGCCACGCTGCCGCGGAGCGTCGCCCTGCACACCACCGTCGTCTTCGGGCCGGAGATGCCGGCCGAGGAGCGCCAGGCGTTCCGCGGCCGCTTCGGTGCGCTCGCCGACGTCGACTTCGTCGACTTCGAGCTCGACATGAACCGGCGCTACGCCAATGCGGACGTCGCCGTGACGATGGCCGGGTACAACACCGTCTGCGAGCTCCTGTCCTTCGGCCTGCCGGCCGTGCTCGTGCCGCGCACGCGGCCCGTGCGCGAGCAGTGGCTCCGCGCGTCGGCCCTCGCGCGCGAGGGCCTCGTGGCCATGGTCGAACCCGATGGGCTCGAGCCCGGCCGCCTCATGGCCGCCGTGCGCGACCGCCTCGCGCAGGCGCGGTCGGCGCCGTCGCTCGACATGAACGGCCTGCCCCGCATCCTCGACCGCGTCCGGGATCTGCTCGGGGTCCGCGAGTCCTGA
- a CDS encoding glycosyltransferase: protein MREPTASAAWPASSSAQVAYVLKAYPRSSEPFILSEIHRLEARGLPVRLFALKPAEPDDREPRHAVVDRIRAVPEFLIAAGSVSGVWLPAWLAAHLPRFSGALLRVARRHPRGLARSLVLLVDELRASRRPPRSRMKRAWVREWLQAVDLADRLGGTPAVRHLHAHFAHGATSVAWLASAITGVSFSFTGHAKDLYAEDSNPGGALARKLAAAAFAVTCTDANRRLLDGLGTATPVHLVYHGLNDDFSRLLRDQAPPAPEPRAFRVLAVGRLVRKKGFDVLVEAAARLHRRGVALDVVIAGSRGDAAAAIEAQIRQAGLGGVVRLAGPQDQRTLFEWYHGAHVFCLPCRVLDDGDRDGIPNVLMEAMACGTPVVTTGVSGIPEMVRHEGNGLLVPPDDPAALADALDRARTDDRLMAALSAAARTTAAEQFDGDRLAGRMVRLFAEAVA, encoded by the coding sequence ATGCGTGAGCCGACGGCGTCCGCCGCCTGGCCGGCATCCTCCAGCGCGCAGGTCGCCTACGTGCTCAAGGCCTATCCGCGCTCGTCCGAGCCGTTCATCCTGAGCGAGATCCACAGGCTCGAGGCCCGAGGCCTTCCGGTGCGGCTCTTCGCGTTGAAGCCCGCCGAGCCCGACGATCGCGAGCCGCGGCACGCCGTCGTGGATCGCATCCGCGCCGTCCCCGAGTTCCTGATCGCCGCCGGCTCGGTGTCGGGGGTCTGGCTGCCGGCATGGCTGGCCGCGCACCTGCCGCGCTTCAGCGGGGCGCTCCTGCGCGTCGCGCGGCGCCACCCAAGGGGCCTCGCGCGCAGCCTGGTCCTGCTCGTCGACGAGCTGCGAGCGTCGCGCCGGCCGCCGCGCTCGCGGATGAAGCGCGCGTGGGTGCGCGAGTGGCTCCAGGCCGTGGATCTCGCCGATCGGCTCGGCGGCACGCCCGCCGTGCGCCACCTGCACGCACACTTCGCGCACGGCGCCACCAGCGTCGCGTGGCTGGCCTCCGCGATCACGGGCGTGAGCTTCTCGTTCACGGGCCACGCCAAGGATCTCTACGCGGAGGACTCGAACCCCGGTGGCGCGCTCGCCCGCAAGCTCGCGGCGGCCGCGTTCGCCGTGACCTGCACCGACGCCAACCGCCGGCTGCTCGACGGCCTCGGGACCGCCACGCCCGTGCACCTCGTCTATCACGGGCTCAACGACGACTTCAGCCGACTGCTTCGTGACCAGGCGCCGCCCGCGCCGGAGCCGCGCGCGTTCCGCGTCCTGGCCGTGGGCCGCCTGGTCCGGAAGAAGGGCTTCGACGTCCTGGTGGAGGCCGCGGCCCGCCTGCACCGGCGAGGCGTGGCGCTGGACGTCGTCATCGCCGGCAGCCGCGGCGACGCGGCCGCCGCGATCGAGGCCCAGATCCGCCAGGCGGGACTGGGCGGGGTCGTCCGGCTCGCGGGTCCCCAGGACCAGCGCACGCTGTTCGAGTGGTATCACGGCGCGCACGTCTTCTGCCTGCCGTGCCGCGTGCTGGACGACGGCGATCGCGACGGCATTCCGAACGTCCTGATGGAGGCCATGGCCTGCGGCACGCCGGTCGTGACCACCGGCGTCTCCGGCATCCCCGAGATGGTGCGCCACGAGGGCAACGGGCTGCTGGTGCCTCCCGACGACCCGGCCGCGCTCGCCGACGCCCTCGACCGCGCGCGCACCGACGACCGCCTGATGGCGGCGCTGTCGGCGGCGGCGCGCACGACGGCGGCCGAGCAGTTCGACGGCGACCGCCTGGCCGGACGGATGGTGCGGCTGTTCGCGGAGGCGGTCGCATGA
- a CDS encoding phosphotransferase, whose product MSAPASVVPARLAPDAALPERDRLLDPAEAAALLARAYGVAFDRVVPLKTKYRVGDSLRVSFRVTRGDDTWWVAARMAPGMAARWHAEARASARPDGELAGVALDEASGTMCWTFPNDRKLRTAGRLLAGETVARAAFPGLPTTTTLVSVTPERAAVARIAHRDTGESLGFAKVYADEGAAAAASCLGRLGAAIASRGVRLSIPAVRWLDEPGRMLAVTAVPGRPLSALDLVAVPRAMRALGRALATLHALPAAPVPAFDRFDTRALLAAAEDIGRARPDVAGAARRAAARLTAGTPAAAAAVTLHGDVNSHNWLVHDGAVGFIDLDEARTGPAAADIAGHLASLRYRTLTRLWTPDAARRFEREFLDGYAEVRPLPEARALAWHVAAALFVERALRAVARVRRDGLAVLDAVIDEAARLAREARHA is encoded by the coding sequence ATGAGCGCGCCGGCGAGCGTCGTGCCCGCGCGCCTGGCCCCGGATGCCGCGCTGCCCGAACGGGACCGGCTGCTGGACCCCGCCGAGGCCGCGGCGCTCCTGGCCCGCGCGTACGGCGTTGCCTTCGACCGTGTCGTGCCGCTCAAGACGAAGTACCGCGTGGGCGACAGCCTGCGTGTGTCGTTCCGCGTCACGCGCGGCGACGACACCTGGTGGGTGGCGGCGCGGATGGCGCCCGGCATGGCCGCCCGCTGGCATGCGGAGGCCCGCGCGAGCGCCCGTCCCGATGGCGAGCTGGCGGGCGTGGCGCTCGACGAGGCGAGCGGCACCATGTGCTGGACCTTCCCGAACGACCGGAAGCTCAGGACGGCCGGCCGTCTCCTCGCCGGCGAGACCGTGGCGCGGGCCGCGTTTCCCGGGCTCCCCACGACGACCACACTCGTCTCGGTCACGCCGGAGCGTGCGGCCGTCGCGCGGATCGCCCACCGTGACACCGGTGAGTCGCTCGGATTCGCGAAGGTCTACGCGGACGAAGGGGCGGCGGCGGCCGCGTCGTGCCTGGGGCGCCTGGGCGCGGCCATCGCGAGCCGCGGTGTGCGGCTGTCGATCCCGGCCGTCCGGTGGCTGGACGAACCCGGCCGGATGCTGGCGGTGACGGCGGTGCCCGGCCGGCCGCTGTCGGCGCTCGACCTCGTGGCCGTGCCCCGGGCCATGCGTGCGCTCGGCCGCGCGCTCGCGACCCTGCACGCACTGCCGGCCGCGCCGGTCCCGGCCTTCGATCGCTTCGACACGCGGGCGCTCCTGGCCGCCGCTGAGGACATCGGCCGCGCACGGCCCGACGTGGCCGGGGCCGCCCGGCGCGCGGCCGCGCGGCTGACGGCGGGCACGCCGGCGGCGGCCGCGGCCGTCACGCTCCACGGCGACGTGAACTCGCACAACTGGCTCGTGCACGACGGCGCCGTCGGCTTCATCGATCTCGACGAAGCCCGGACCGGCCCGGCGGCCGCGGACATCGCCGGTCACCTCGCGTCGCTTCGCTACCGGACGCTCACGCGGCTCTGGACCCCGGATGCGGCACGGCGCTTCGAGCGCGAGTTCCTCGACGGCTACGCAGAGGTCCGGCCGCTGCCCGAGGCGCGTGCCCTCGCCTGGCACGTGGCCGCCGCGCTCTTCGTGGAGCGCGCGCTCCGCGCGGTGGCGCGCGTCCGGCGGGACGGTCTCGCGGTGCTGGACGCCGTGATCGACGAGGCCGCGCGCCTCGCCCGGGAGGCGCGCCATGCATGA
- a CDS encoding ABC transporter ATP-binding protein, whose protein sequence is MTPPRPGAAREAVMTFRHELWALRRRFAAAYLVTVTAVGAGLLGPLLVKVMIDWLVTGRRPGLLDAGPAAGWPPDAVAALLGAALVVTGIAGALAESGDGLLMARIRERLALVIRRRVSTHLQTLPPTIRTTHRSGELVLRLVGDVDQLTRFFTKTLPLLVRHVATAILTLGAMLWISPGVGVAAALALPALVLLVRRHGRDISRTSRLKRRRDGEVAALAQEIVRGLPVLQAMGTTGGAAARFDTVSADSLRAGVEAARAATRLERTFELARGVAIAAVTAGGALVVLRGRLTVGELTVIAAYVTQLLKPIDKINDLIEATTRGLVAAERLSGLLAERPAVSDPAHPRTIGLARGRLELDDVWFAYPGPGPSPFVLRGVTASFEPGSFSVVLGRSGAGKSTLFSLFVRLFDPASGTVRLDGHPVPALALADLRAQFAVMTQDLHLFSGSIRETLSGVAAVPEGALWDALARVAMDGFVRRLPHGLDTVLGEDGVNLSGGQRQRISLARALLLYRPVLLLDEPLANVDRESARVILEALASLRIGRTVIAITHETDLAAYADHVYRLDEGRLEPVPEARARAGVAP, encoded by the coding sequence ATGACGCCGCCCCGCCCCGGCGCGGCCCGCGAGGCCGTGATGACGTTCCGCCACGAGCTGTGGGCGCTGCGGCGCCGCTTCGCCGCGGCGTACCTGGTGACGGTGACCGCCGTCGGCGCCGGTCTCCTCGGGCCGCTGCTCGTCAAGGTCATGATCGACTGGCTCGTGACGGGACGGCGGCCGGGCCTGCTCGACGCCGGTCCCGCCGCGGGGTGGCCGCCCGACGCCGTGGCCGCCCTCCTCGGCGCGGCGCTCGTGGTCACGGGCATCGCCGGGGCGCTCGCCGAGTCCGGCGACGGCCTGCTCATGGCCCGCATCCGCGAGCGGCTCGCGCTGGTGATCCGGCGGCGCGTGTCCACCCACCTGCAGACCCTGCCGCCCACGATCAGGACCACGCACCGGAGCGGCGAGCTGGTGCTCCGGCTCGTGGGCGACGTCGATCAGCTGACGCGTTTCTTCACGAAGACGCTGCCCCTGCTCGTGCGCCACGTCGCCACGGCGATCCTGACCCTCGGCGCCATGCTGTGGATCTCCCCCGGCGTCGGCGTGGCGGCGGCGCTGGCGCTGCCGGCGCTCGTGCTGCTCGTCAGGCGGCACGGCCGTGACATCTCGCGGACGTCGCGGCTGAAGCGGCGGCGCGACGGCGAGGTGGCGGCGCTGGCCCAGGAGATCGTACGCGGCCTGCCCGTGCTGCAGGCCATGGGCACGACCGGCGGGGCCGCGGCCCGCTTCGACACGGTGAGCGCCGACAGCCTGCGCGCAGGCGTCGAGGCGGCGCGGGCGGCCACGCGCCTGGAGCGCACCTTCGAGCTGGCCCGCGGCGTCGCGATTGCGGCCGTCACGGCCGGAGGCGCCCTGGTGGTCCTGCGCGGCCGGCTCACGGTGGGCGAGCTCACCGTGATCGCGGCCTACGTCACCCAGCTCTTGAAGCCCATCGACAAGATCAACGACCTCATCGAGGCGACCACGCGGGGCCTCGTGGCCGCCGAGCGCCTGTCGGGCCTCCTCGCCGAGCGGCCGGCCGTGAGCGACCCGGCGCATCCCCGGACGATCGGGCTCGCCCGCGGGCGCCTGGAACTGGACGACGTGTGGTTCGCGTATCCGGGCCCGGGGCCGTCGCCGTTCGTCCTGCGCGGCGTCACCGCGAGCTTCGAGCCCGGGAGCTTCAGCGTGGTGCTGGGCAGGAGCGGCGCGGGGAAGAGCACCCTCTTCAGCCTGTTCGTGCGCCTGTTCGATCCGGCGTCGGGCACGGTGCGGCTCGACGGCCATCCCGTGCCCGCGCTGGCGCTGGCCGACCTGCGCGCGCAGTTCGCGGTGATGACGCAGGACCTGCACCTCTTCTCCGGATCGATCCGGGAGACGCTGTCCGGCGTCGCCGCCGTGCCGGAGGGCGCCCTCTGGGACGCCCTGGCGCGGGTCGCGATGGACGGGTTCGTGCGCCGGCTCCCGCACGGCCTCGACACGGTGCTCGGCGAGGACGGCGTGAACCTGTCGGGCGGACAGCGGCAGCGGATCTCGCTGGCGCGGGCCCTCCTGCTGTACCGGCCCGTCCTGCTGCTCGACGAGCCCCTCGCCAACGTGGACCGGGAGTCGGCGCGCGTGATCCTCGAAGCCCTGGCGTCGCTGCGCATCGGGCGCACGGTCATCGCCATCACCCACGAGACCGACCTCGCGGCCTACGCCGACCACGTCTACCGCCTGGACGAGGGACGCCTGGAGCCCGTACCCGAAGCACGGGCGCGGGCCGGAGTCGCGCCATGA
- a CDS encoding alginate lyase family protein — protein MTTSAPVRAPRQVYCVLDPRAPQLSVASDVLRGRFDVAGQALDLGMPPDWHDPRLPGDKEWRIELVKFTFGLDLARAFGATGRPEYARAWVTLVESWIDRSPPGSDDPEVVARRIQHWIYAWNAFSADARFDALDDRQASRIADYIAAETAYVRANLTAERNHRTLELYALLIAGLALPEAPGHGELAAFALRELGGNLQADIRADGVHREASTHYHCLALRSYLGAIVNAERSGMTLPPGYRARALAASVFAMHCHRPDGLIAAFSDADSDGHRDLLALASRVFGRQDFVWVATAGAQGRPPSASTAAFPMAGYYVQRSGWGERNRSFADERFLMFDCGPLGDGGHGHYDLLHVEIAAGVPLVVDPGRYTYDEAPPNWRRWFKGTAAHNTVVVDGTDQTPYRRRRPKGPVATGRLLARWRRDGLHGLVGQALSPCYDAVHTRSIVFVDGEYWVVRDDLRGPTSHTYDLRWHLAPEAGPAVLSAADGATAIETDAMTLVVRHAGEAALEEGWVAPRYGRKVPAPVLSCRAVGDTATFITVVVPYDAGRSRPVVREADGVLEVWRAGTSTWVVDRLRWAPADGGDGGWRVRQTRTVEVAP, from the coding sequence ATGACGACGTCGGCGCCCGTGCGCGCGCCGCGGCAGGTCTACTGCGTCCTGGACCCGCGCGCGCCCCAGCTGTCGGTGGCATCCGACGTCCTGCGCGGCCGGTTCGACGTCGCCGGACAGGCGCTGGATCTCGGCATGCCGCCGGACTGGCACGATCCGCGGCTGCCGGGCGACAAGGAGTGGCGCATCGAGCTCGTGAAGTTCACCTTCGGGCTGGATCTCGCGCGGGCCTTCGGCGCCACGGGACGGCCGGAGTACGCGCGCGCCTGGGTGACGCTCGTCGAGTCGTGGATCGATCGCAGTCCGCCGGGCAGCGACGACCCCGAGGTGGTGGCTCGCCGCATCCAGCACTGGATCTACGCCTGGAACGCGTTCTCGGCCGATGCCCGCTTCGACGCGCTCGACGATCGGCAGGCATCGCGCATCGCGGACTACATCGCGGCTGAGACGGCCTACGTCCGGGCCAACCTGACGGCCGAGCGCAACCACCGCACGCTGGAGCTGTACGCGCTCCTCATCGCCGGCCTCGCGCTCCCGGAGGCGCCCGGGCACGGCGAGCTGGCCGCCTTCGCCCTCCGGGAGCTCGGCGGGAACCTGCAGGCCGACATCCGGGCCGACGGCGTGCACCGCGAGGCCTCCACGCACTACCACTGCCTCGCGCTCCGGTCGTACCTCGGCGCCATCGTGAACGCCGAACGATCCGGCATGACGCTGCCCCCGGGCTACCGGGCGCGCGCGCTCGCGGCCAGTGTCTTCGCCATGCACTGCCATCGCCCCGACGGCCTGATCGCGGCCTTCTCCGACGCGGACTCCGACGGCCACCGGGACCTCCTCGCGCTGGCGTCCCGCGTGTTCGGCCGCCAGGACTTCGTGTGGGTGGCGACGGCCGGCGCGCAGGGACGGCCGCCCTCCGCCTCGACGGCGGCCTTCCCGATGGCCGGCTACTACGTGCAGCGCAGCGGGTGGGGCGAGCGGAACCGTTCGTTCGCGGACGAGCGCTTCCTGATGTTCGACTGCGGGCCGCTCGGCGACGGCGGGCACGGGCACTACGACCTGCTCCACGTCGAGATCGCGGCCGGCGTGCCCCTCGTCGTCGATCCCGGGCGGTACACCTATGACGAGGCGCCGCCCAACTGGCGCCGCTGGTTCAAGGGCACGGCCGCCCACAACACCGTCGTCGTGGATGGCACCGACCAGACGCCGTATCGCCGGCGTCGTCCGAAGGGGCCCGTCGCGACCGGCCGGCTCCTGGCACGCTGGCGCCGGGACGGACTCCACGGGCTGGTCGGCCAGGCACTCAGCCCCTGCTACGACGCCGTGCACACGCGCTCGATCGTCTTCGTCGACGGCGAGTACTGGGTCGTCCGTGACGACCTGCGCGGTCCCACCTCCCACACCTACGACCTGCGGTGGCACCTGGCCCCGGAGGCCGGGCCGGCCGTGCTCTCGGCGGCTGATGGCGCCACGGCGATCGAAACCGACGCGATGACGCTCGTCGTCCGTCACGCGGGCGAGGCGGCACTGGAGGAGGGCTGGGTGGCGCCTCGCTATGGGCGAAAGGTGCCGGCGCCGGTGCTGTCGTGCCGCGCCGTCGGCGACACGGCGACGTTCATCACTGTCGTCGTGCCATACGACGCCGGCCGGTCCCGACCGGTGGTCCGCGAGGCGGACGGCGTCCTGGAGGTGTGGCGCGCCGGCACGTCGACGTGGGTCGTCGACCGCCTTCGCTGGGCGCCCGCCGATGGCGGCGACGGCGGATGGCGCGTCCGGCAGACGCGCACGGTGGAGGTGGCGCCATGA